Proteins from one Podospora pseudocomata strain CBS 415.72m chromosome 4, whole genome shotgun sequence genomic window:
- the HOM6 gene encoding Homoserine dehydrogenase (EggNog:ENOG503NW9B; COG:E; BUSCO:EOG09263483) → MAAAKQVNIAIIGAGGVGKCFLGQLETLAQRRPSPKLVLTYISTSKKAIYNSDYAAIAINDVSSKLASSSQAPLAPPKLIEYLKSSGSKTVLVDNTSSQDVADAYPLFLGNGISIVTPNKKAFSGSYKLWQEIFSAAEQSGAKVYHESSVGAGLPVISTLNDLVNTGDEVTKIEGVFSGTMSFLFNSFAPTSGKGGQWSAEVRKAKELGYTEPDPRDDLNGLDVARKLTILARLAGLEVESPTSFPVQSLIPKELESVATGDEFLEKLPAFDSQMEETKAAAEKEGKVVRFVGSIDVASKQVKVGLEKFDLSHPIAALKGSDNIISFYTKRYGSNPLIIQGAGAGGEVTAMGVTSDLIKVLSQVA, encoded by the exons ATGGCTGCCGCGAAACAGGTCAACATTGCCATTATTG GCGCTGGCGGGGTAGGAAAGTgcttcctcggccagctcGAGACGCTCGCCCAGCGCAGACCCAGCCCCAAGCTCGTCCTCACCTacatcagcaccagcaagAAGGCTATCTACAACTCGGACTATGCCGCTATTGCCATCAATGATGTCTCCTCCAagctcgcctcctcctcccaggcTCCCCTCGCCCCTCCCAAGTTGATCGAGTACCTCAAGTCCTCCGGCTCCAAGACCGTCCTCGTCGACAACACCAGCTCCCAAGACGTCGCCGACGCCTACCCACTCTTCCTTGGCAATGGCATCAGCATCGTCACTCCCAACAAGAAGGCCTTCTCTGGCTCCTACAAGCTTTGGCAGGAGATCTTCAGCGCTGCCGAGCAGTCTGGCGCCAAGGTCTACCACGAGTCCTCCGTCGGTGCCGGTCTCCCCGTCATCTCGACCCTCAACGACCTTGTCAACACCGGTGACGAGGTCACCAAGATCGAGGGTGTCTTCAGCGGCACCAtgtccttcctcttcaactctTTCGCCCCCACCTCCGGCAAGGGCGGCCAATGGTCCGCCGAGGTCaggaaggccaaggagctcgGTTACACTGAGCCCGACCCGCGTGACGATCTCAACGGCTTGGACGTTGCCCGGAagctcaccatcctcgcccgccTTGCCGGTCTCGAGGTTGAGTCTCCCACCTCGTTCCCTGTCCAGAGCTTGATCCCCAAAGAGCTCGAGTCTGTTGCCACCGGTGATGAGTTCCTCGAGAAGCTCCCCGCCTTTGACTCTCAGATGGAGGAGACAAAGGCGGcggctgagaaggagggcaaggtGGTTCGGTTTGTGGGCAGCATCGACGTCGCCTCAAAGCAGGTCAAGGTTGGACTCGAGAAGTTCGATCTCTCCCACCCCATTGCGGCACTGAAGGGCAGCGATAACATCATTAGCTTCTATACTAAGCGGTACGGAAGCAACCCCTTGATCATCCAGGGCGCgggcgccggtggtgaaGTCACGGCCATGGGCGTCACCAGCGACCTCATCAAGGTGCTCTCTCAGGTCGCTTGA
- the TRM8_2 gene encoding tRNA (guanine-N(7)-)-methyltransferase (tRNA(m7G46)-methyltransferase) (EggNog:ENOG503NU0S; COG:J): MAAKKNKKQKREDYRAAMKQDDVLTMPRKKFYRQRAHANPFSDHQLVYPPHPDQMDWSTLYPAYVAQEESQPEATPSSTTEDLSAPVKVKKLTQDVEVADIGCGFGGLLIALAPVMPQTLVLGLEIRVSVTQFVEDRIKVLRRQNEESKAYQNVSVLRANTMKFLPNFFRQGQLSKIFICFPDPHFKARKHKQRIVSTTLNSEYAYAVRPGGVVYTITDVPDLHGWMVQHFEAHPMFERVGVEEQEGDPCVEIMRNATEEGKKVERNKGEKFVALFRRLEDPVF; the protein is encoded by the exons ATGGCCgccaaaaagaacaagaagcaaaagcgCGAGGACTATCGCGCCGCCATGAAGCAGGACGATGTCCTCACCATGCCTCGCAAGAAGTTTTACCGCCAAAGAGCCCAcgccaaccccttctccgaCCATCAATTAGTCTA CCCACCACACCCTGACCAAATGGACTGGTCCACCCTCTATCCAGCCTATGTCGCCCAAGAAGAGTCACAGCCAGAAgccaccccatcatcaacaacagaagACCTCTCGGCACCAGTCAAAGTAAAAAAGCTCACCCAAGACGTCGAAGTAGCCGACATAGGCTGCGGCTTCGGcggcctcctcatcgccctcgcccCCGTCATGCCCCAgaccctcgtcctcggcctcgagaTCCGCGTGAGCGTCACCCAGTTCGTCGAGGACAGAATCAAGGTCCTCCGTCGGCAAAACGAAGAAAGCAAAGCCTACCAAAACGTGTCTGTTCTCCGCGCCAACACGATGAAGTTCTTGCCCAACTTTTTCAGGCAGGGGCAGCTGTCCAAGATTTTCATCTGTTTTCCCGACCCGCACTTCAAGGCGAGGAAGCACAAGCAGAGGATTGTGAGCACAACGCTGAATTCGGAGTATGCTTATGCGGTGAGGCcggggggggttgtgtaCACGATTACGGACGTGCCGGATCTGCATGGGTGGATGGTGCAGCATTTTGAGGCGCATCCGATGtttgagagggttggggtggaggagcaggagggggaTCCGTGTGTGGAGATTATGAGGAATgcgacggaggaggggaagaaggtggagaggaacaAGGGGGAGAAGTTTGTGGCGTTGTTTAGGAGGTTGGAGGATCCTGTGTTTTAG
- a CDS encoding hypothetical protein (COG:S; EggNog:ENOG503Q3IU) has product MPRPQDPHLYGQPPPKKQKKSSPTDLSGSLAFTSQLTSLLASSSSTPSTGRPRPSKSKTEDLFKSVKIKRKDRPKDQDEKLTLKSPTTTTSSSSAELEDLARSRQRLESKSRLYAAMQRGDYIGKEYGLVDFDRKWAESNPGPPEDLSSSSSSEPEEEEEEATIEYTDTYGRTRLLTPSQKAALDRAAASEIDLEKMAGRPVAVPSDLIFGDTIQARAFEETNQMEELARKRDRSATPPPETHYDANWEIRTKGVGFYKFSQDGETRQKEMEGLEEERKRTEREREGREREKLRRREEMERRRREIEGRRREMGVKKAEREASRFLEELGDVLGGGGGDDGSSSVTEKKKEAEKEGQV; this is encoded by the coding sequence atgcCCCGTCCCCAAGACCCTCACTTATACggccaaccaccccccaaaaaacaaaagaaatcctcccccaccgacctctccggctccctcgccttcacctcccaactcacctccctcctcgcatcgtcctcatccaccccgtcCACCGGCCGCCCCCGcccctccaaatccaaaaCCGAAGACCTCTTCAAATCAGTCAAAATCAAACGCAAAGACCGCCCAAAAGACCAAGATGAAAAACTCACCCTCaaatcccccaccaccaccacctcctcctcctccgccgaaCTCGAAGACTTAGCCCGCTCCCGTCAACGCCTAGAATCCAAATCCCGCCTCTACGCCGCCATGCAAAGAGGCGACTACATAGGCAAAGAATACGGCCTCGTAGATTTCGACCGTAAATGGGCAGAATCCAACCCCGGTCCCCCAGAAgacctttcctcctcctcctcttccgaaccagaagaagaagaagaagaagccacaATCGAATACACCGACACCTACGGCCGAACCCGCCTcctaaccccctcccaaaaagcaGCCCTCGACCGCGCGGCCGCCTCGGAAATCGACCTGGAGAAAATGGCCGGCCGCCCTGTCGCTGTGCCCTCTGATCTTATCTTTGGGGATACCATCCAGGCTCGGGCGTTTGAGGAGACGAATcagatggaggagttggcgaggaagagggataGGAGCGctacgccgccgccggagACGCATTATGATGCTAATTGGGAGATACGGAccaagggggtggggttCTACAAGTTTAGTCAGGATGGGGAGACGAGgcagaaggagatggaggggttggaggaggaaaggaaacggacggagagggagagggaggggagggaaagggagaagctgaggaggagggaggagatggaaaggaggaggagggagattgaggggaggaggagggagatgggggtgaagaaggcggagagggaggccagcaggtttttggaggagttgggggatgttcttgggggagggggtggtgatgatgggagtaGTAGTgtgacggagaagaagaaggaggcggaaaaggaagggCAGGTTTAA
- the ERG13 gene encoding 3-hydroxy-3-methylglutaryl coenzyme A synthase (EggNog:ENOG503NUD4; COG:I): MASRPQNIGIKAIEIYFPSQYVEQTELEKFDGVSTGKYTIGLGQTKMSFCDDREDIYSFSLTVVSNLLKKYNIDTNSIGRLEVGTETILDKSKSVKSVLMQLFGDNTNIEGVDTVNACYGGTNAVFNSVNWIESSAWDGRDAIVVAGDIALYAKGNARPTGGAGAVALLIGPDAPIVFEPGMRGSYMQHAYDFYKPDLTSEYPYVDGHYSINCYSEALDGAYRAYCKREAQLTKGVNGHANGNANGVTDDILKTPLDRFDYMAFHAPTCKLVQKSYARLLYHDYLADPEHKAFAEVPADIRDMDYKKSLTDKVVEKTFMTLTKKRFQERVNPAIQVATLCGNMYCASVWGGLASLIGHVDSANLQGKRIALFSYGSGLAASFFSFRINGSTETISKTLDIPQRLVARRAVPPETYDSMCDLRKKAHLQKDYVPTGEVSTIAPGTYYLEKVDDMFKRFYAVKE, from the exons ATGGCCTCCCGTCCCCAGAACATTGGCATCAAGGCCATCGAAATCTACTTCCCCAGCCAG TATGTGGAGCAAACCGAGCTTGAAAAGTTCGATGGCGTTAGCACGGGCAAGTATACAATTGGTCTCGGCCAGACTAAGATGAGCTTCTGCGACGACCGTGAGG ATATCTACTCGTTCAGCTTGACCGTCGtgtccaacctcctcaagaagtacaacatcgacaccaacTCGATCGGCCGTCTCGAGGTCGGTACCGAGACCATCCTCGACAAGTCCAAGTCGGTCAAGTCAGTGTTGATGCAGCTGTTTggcgacaacaccaacattgAGGGTGTCGACACAGTAAACGCCTGCTACGGCGGCACCAACGCCGTTTTCAACTCTGTCAACTGGATCGAGTCTTCTGCCTGGGATGGCCGCGATGCCATTGTTGTTGCCGGTGATATTGCCCTCTACGCCAAGGGCAATGCCCGCCCGactggtggtgccggtgccgttgCGCTCTTGATTGGTCCTGATGCGCCCATCGTTTTCGAGCCCGGCATGCGTGGCAGCTACATGCAGCACGCCTATGACTTCTACAAGCCCGACCTCACCTCCGAGTACCCCTATGTTGATGGCCACTACTCCATCAACTGCTACTCCGAGGCCCTCGACGGTGCTTACCGCGCCTACTGCAAGCGCGAGGCCCAGCTCACCAAGGGTGTCAACGGCCATGCCAACGGCAACGCCAACGGCGTAACAGACGACATCCTCAAGACTCCCCTTGACCGCTTCGACTACATGGCTTTCCACGCCCCTACCTGCAAGCTCGTGCAAAAGTCGTATGCCCGCCTCCTCTACCACGACTACCTTGCCGACCCTGAGCACAAGGCCTTCGCCGAGGTTCCCGCCGACATCCGCGACATGGACTACAAGAAGTCTCTGACCGACAAGGTTGTCGAGAAGACCTTCATGACCCTCACCAAGAAGCGCTTCCAGGAGCGcgtcaaccccgccatccagGTTGCTACTCTTTGCGGTAACATGTACTGCGCCAGCGTCTGGGGCGGTCTTGCCAGCTTGATCGGCCACGTCGACAGCGCCAACCTCCAGGGCAAGCGCATCGCCCTCTTCTCCTACGGCTCCGGTCTtgccgcctccttcttctctttccgCATCAACGGCAGCACCGAGACCATTTCCAAGACTCTTGACATTCCCCAGAGACTTGTCGCTCGCCGCGCCGTCCCCCCAGAGACCTACGACTCG ATGTGCGACCTCCGCAAGAAGGCCCATCTCCAGAAGGACTACGTCCCCACCGGCGAGGTGTCCACCATTGCCCCCGGCACCTACTACCTCGAGAAGGTCGACGACATGTTCAAGAGGTTCTACGCCGTCAAGGAGTAA
- a CDS encoding hypothetical protein (EggNog:ENOG503NX6C; COG:U) codes for MNETLIPPGIGGESAALSPIAMLDYLFPGFTLLANFLQSHLGINLNLYIPVIMSFAFVAAAWRYLSSYLNDLMESYLMSVVDVRTDDEIYNMLMGWVAQQTFSQGARRFVANTNLNSRMYWWMWGSSDDDDEDDGAEIDESGCVVTKKKKKALAYTPTFGSHWFFYKRRLLIFKRQQPATQSPFYTTSEREEISISCFGRNPWVLKELLNEARSMYLKRDEAKTLIYRGALKGTGLEPTWQRCMARTSRPFSTVILNEDVKKKLIDDVTDYLNPATRRWYANRGIPYRRGYLLWGPPGTGKSSLSLALAGFFKMRIYIVSLSSMTATEENLASLFAELPRRCVVLLEDIDTAGLTHTRDPASQPDSSSPGGEPPVLLAGPPVPDPKGKPTSLPGRLSLSGLLNILDGVASQEGRVLIMTTNHLEKLDKALIRPGRVDMQVKFDKADTSMIAAIFRAIYAPLEEDTAPAPLSSSQSPALAALEKRLNPRSDASRKEKDEKKQEVLNKVDALAKEFASKIPTMEFSPAEIQGFLLKNKRNPEKAVEGVEEWLVVARKEQKEREVEQAKKKEEEAKKAAKKAAKKAKKKAAKRKARGKKRRGDDTTESEDGTDSESGSEAEESDSEGSESEEEKTKKKNKEGKRTEKKKKGKEKEKKLAVEVRVDTPPPSGSEADKGAVPELKLDEKPAAAVVVAAPPAKAMTIDTKKANEEEVERAQVSGDSGYGATAAERDAAAPVEVVA; via the coding sequence ATGAACGAAACTCTCATCCCGCCGGGGATCGGCGGCGAGTCCGCCGCCCTAAGCCCCATCGCCATGTTGGACTACCTCTTCCCcggcttcaccctcctcgccaactttCTGCAATCTCACCTcggcatcaacctcaacctctacATCCCCGTTATTATGTCCTTTGCCTTCGTTGCCGCCGCATGGCGCTATTTGTCGTCATACCTCAACGACCTGATGGAATCCTACCTCATGTCCGTCGTCGACGTCCGCACCGACGACGAAATCTACAACATGCTCATGGGTTGGGTCGCCCAGCAGACCTTCTCCCAAGGCGCCCGGCGGTTCGTggcaaacaccaacctcaactCGAGGATGTACTGGTGGATGTGGGGGtccagcgacgacgacgacgaagatgacggaGCCGAGATTGACGAATCCGGCTGTGTggtcaccaagaagaagaaaaaggctCTGGCTTACACGCCCACGTTTGGGAGTCACTGGTTTTTCTACAAGCGCCGCCTGCTCATCTTCAAGCGCCAGCAGCCCGCGACACAAAGCCCTTTTTACACCACCAGCGAGAGGGAAGAGATCTCCATTTCTTGCTTTGGGAGAAACCCctgggtgttgaaggagttgCTCAACGAAGCGAGAAGCATGTACCTCAAGCGCGACGAGGCCAAAACTCTCATTTACCGCGGCGCACTTAAGGGGACCGGGTTGGAGCCCACCTGGCAACGTTGCATGGCGCGCACCTCCCGCCCCTTCTCCACTGTCATCCTCAATGAGGACGTaaagaagaagctcatcgACGATGTGACTGATTACCTCAACCCTGCCACAAGGAGGTGGTACGCCAACCGAGGCATCCCCTACCGCCGCGGGTATCTCCTCTGGGGCCCCCCAGGCACAGGGAAgtcatccctctccctcgcgTTGGCAGGCTTCTTCAAAATGAGAATCTACATCGTCTCTTTGTCGTCCATGACCGCCACAGAAGAaaacctcgcctccctcttcgctGAACTCCCCCGGCGGTGCGTCGTGCTGCTGGAGGACATTGACACGGCCGGTTTGACCCACACCCGCGACCCTGCTTCCCAACCtgattcctcctcccccggcggCGAAccccccgtcctcctcgccggcccCCCAGTCCCAGACCCGAAAGGTaaacccacctccctccccggtcgcctctccctctcaggcctcctcaacatcctcgacgGCGTCGCCAGCCAGGAAGGCCGCGTGTTGATAATGACGACCAACCACCTCGAGAAACTCGACAAGGCCCTCATCCGCCCCGGCAGGGTAGACATGCAAGTCAAATTCGACAAGGCGGACACCTCCATGATTGCCGCCATCTTCCGCGCCATCTACGCCCCCCTTGAAGAAGacaccgcccccgccccgCTATCTTCATCTCAATCCCCTGCTCTTGCCGCGCTCGAGAAAAGACTCAACCCCCGTTCCGACGCCTCCCGGAAAGAAAAGGACGAGAAAAAACAAGAGGTCTTGAACAAAGTCGACGCCCTAGCAAAAGAATTCGCCTCCAAAATCCCCACCATGGAGTTCTCCCCTGCCGAGATCCAGGGTTTTCTCCTGAAAAATAAACGCAACCCTGAAAAGGCCGtcgagggggtggaggagtggcttgttgttgcgaggaaggagcagaaagaaagagaggtggaacaggccaagaagaaggaggaggaggcgaagaaggcggcgaagaaggctgcgaaaaaggcaaagaagaaggccgcgaagaggaaggcgagggggaagaagaggaggggggatgatACCACTGAGAGTGAGGACGGGACGGACAGTGAGAGCGGGagtgaggcggaggagagtgaTAGTGAGGGGAGcgagagtgaggaggagaagacgaaaaagaagaataaggaggggaagaggactgagaagaagaagaaggggaaggaaaaggagaagaagttggcggtggaggttaGGGTTGATACACCCCCTCCGAGCGGCTCTGAAGCCGACAAGGGGGCCGTGCCTGAACTCAAGCTGGATGAGAagcccgctgctgctgttgtaGTTGCTGCTCCTCCGGCGAAGGCGATGACGATTGATACAAAAAAGGCtaatgaggaggaggtggaaaggGCGCAGGTGTCGGGGGATTCGGGGTATGgtgctactgctgctgagagggatgctgctgctcccgttGAGGTGGTTGCTTGA
- a CDS encoding hypothetical protein (EggNog:ENOG503NZIE; COG:S): MASSFLIKNHTIESQHIREYPHATAHSQEEPLLLAVKQYIPLNNLTPSPGDVSIIAAHANGFPKELYEPLWEDLLSLLNSRGVQIRGIWIADVTHQGQSGILNEANLGNDPSWIDHTRDLLHLTNHFRHSLPRPLIGVGHSFGANIIVNLSLLHPRLLSSLILLDPVLSRFQSKGPKYGFAPMKASAFRRDIWPSLAAAKSAFQSNPFYRTWDPRVFNSWLEHGLRPTPTRIYPDAPAGSVTLLTTKHMESFTYYRPIRQKLMGGGKHELDWDLIPDADEVVHKNPDFPFYRPEGGPATANKLPHLRPGCIWIFGSESNVNPPDVRQEKLDLTGVGPGGSGGAKNGRVKAVTIEGYGHLVPMERTTEVATYAADFLVEDLEHWRREQEEFERWAKKRDEEKWVISEEFEGWMGGRPVRKPKKEGGDKSKL; this comes from the exons atggcCTCTTCATTCCTGATCAAGAACCACACCATCGAATCCCAACACATCCGCGAATACCCCCACGCCACCGCCCACTCCCAAGAagaacccctcctcctcgccgtcaaaCAATacatccccctcaacaacctcaccccctcccccggcgacgtctccatcatcgccgcccACGCAAATGGCTTCCCCAAAGAACTCTACGAGCCCCTCTGGGAAGACCTCCtatccctcctcaacagccgCGGCGTCCAAATCCGCGGCATCTGGATAGCAGACGTAACCCACCAAGGCCAATCCGGCATCCTCAACGAAGCCAACCTAGGCAACGACC CCTCGTGGATAGACCACACTcgcgacctcctccacctgaCCAATCACTTCcgccactccctcccccgccccctcatCGGTGTCGGGCACTCCTTCGGCGCAAACATCATagtcaacctctccctcctccacccccgcctcctctcctccctcatccttTTGGACCCGGTCCTCTCCAGGTTCCAATCCAAAGGCCCCAAATACGGCTTCGCCCCCATGAAAGCCTCCGCCTTCCGCCGCGACATCTGgccctccctcgccgccgccaaatcAGCCTTCCAATCCAACCCCTTCTACCGCACTTGGGACCCCCGCGTGTTCAACTCCTGGCTCGAACACGGCCTCCGACCAACCCCCACAAGAATCTACCCCGACGCCCCTGCTGGCTCAGTCACACTGTTGACAACCAAACACATGGAGAGTTTCACCTACTACCGCCCCATCCGTCAGAagttgatgggggggggtAAACACGAACTTGACTGGGATCTCATCCCCGACGCAGACGAAGTCGTGCATAAAAACCCCGACTTCCCCTTCTACCGCCCCGAAGGCGGCCCAGCAACGGCGAACAagctcccccacctccgGCCGGGCTGCATCTGGATTTTCGGCTCAGAGTCAAACGTCAACCCGCCCGACGTCCGGCAGGAGAAGCTCGACCTGACCGGAGTCGGTCCGGGCGGTTCTGGAGGCGCGAAGAACGGAAGGGTGAAAGCTGTCACCATCGAAGGGTACGGCCACCTTGTCCCAATGGAGAGGACGACCGAGGTCGCCACCTACGCCGCTGACTTCCTCGTCGAGGACCTTGAGCactggaggagggagcaggAAGAGTTTGAGCGGTGGGCCAAGAAGAGAGACGAGGAAAAGTGGGTGATTAgtgaggagtttgaggggtggatggggggacgGCCGGTGAGGAAGCccaagaaggaagggggagacaaGTCAAAGTTGTAG